Part of the Acidobacteriota bacterium genome, CCGTCGCCGGCACGTCGATGAACCCCTGGAATTCGAACGCAAACTGCATCTCGCGGGTGCGGGGCGTGAGATCAAACGTCGCGACCGCGCCCGAGCGCGAGGGCTTCGCCACATCGAAATCTGGCAGCCGTTGGAAGTCGCCCTCCACGACCGTGTAGCCGAGCCCAGGCACAACACCGGTCACTCGCACCGCCGGGCGCGGTGTGACGCGCGTGAAGGCAGCGTCGGTCACGCGGCTCACCGGCGTGGAGCCGCGATAGGCCTGGGCGCGCACGGTTGCCGATTGCGTTAGTGTGATGGCGCCAGTCGCGACCGGCGACGCCCCTGTCGGCTGGCTGCCGTCCACGGTGTAGCGCAGTTGCACGTTGCGGCGGGCGGTCGAGACGCGCACGTTGAGCGCGTCGACGAAGATGGGCGCGTCGGCTTCGATCGACGGAGGAATCGTCACATCCGGCTCGCCCGCGATATCCAGTTCCACGACGACATCGGGCGACGGTATCGCTCCGGCCGGCGTGTCTTCCAGGGCAATTCGCACATCGTCGCCACGCCGCTCGACGGCGAGTGTCCGCGCCCTGGTCTCTCCCATGAAGCGAGCGGCCTTCACCTCGTTCAGCAACCCCGGAACCACCAGCACGCGGTCCGCGGGTATGTCGAAGATGTGCAGGTAGAGCCGCGTCATGTTCGCATCGAGGCGGCGCTCGGTCGATCGGCCCCAGGGAAGCGATGGAAACGGGCTCGCGCTGGTGCCGTAGATGGACTGGCTGTAGACACGCATCCAGTCGCCGATGCCCTTGAGGCGATCGACGCTCTCGGGCGGGAATTCGCCCTCGGCCGTCGGCCCGACATTGAGGAGGAAGTTGCCGCCCTTCGATGCGATATCCACAAGCTTCCGGATCAGGTCCTCTGTGGTCTTGAAGTCCTTGTCCGCCCGGTTGTAGCCCCAGTTCCGGTTCATCGTCATGCAGGTTTCCCAGTCGAGTCCGGGCACCCCGGTTGCAGGTATCTCCTGTTCCGGTGTGCCGAAGTCGCCGACAAGCCCCTGGTCGCGATTGAGTCCGAAATCGCCGCCGGCACGGCCCACGCGGTTGTTGATGATGATCGACGGCTGCAGCGCGCGCACGTAGTCGTAGAGATCGCGCCCGCGCTCGTTGGTCCATGTGCCCTCCCATTGACCGTCAAACCACAGCACGCCGATGGGCCCGTAGCCGGT contains:
- a CDS encoding alpha-L-fucosidase, encoding MTPSFRRRHWTRFMFALALCAGLAAVQGASRAGLAGDPPDPRLNWWREARFGLFIHWGLYAVPAGEWNGRTEYGEWIRHTAKIPIGEYEKFRDRFNPTRFNPDEWVRLAKAAGMKYIVITSKHHDGFSLFDSKETDWDVMATPFGRDILKQLAAACQREGLRLCFYYSIMDWHHPDYVPRRDWEQASRPAAGADFERYVRYMKAQLKELLTGYGPIGVLWFDGQWEGTWTNERGRDLYDYVRALQPSIIINNRVGRAGGDFGLNRDQGLVGDFGTPEQEIPATGVPGLDWETCMTMNRNWGYNRADKDFKTTEDLIRKLVDIASKGGNFLLNVGPTAEGEFPPESVDRLKGIGDWMRVYSQSIYGTSASPFPSLPWGRSTERRLDANMTRLYLHIFDIPADRVLVVPGLLNEVKAARFMGETRARTLAVERRGDDVRIALEDTPAGAIPSPDVVVELDIAGEPDVTIPPSIEADAPIFVDALNVRVSTARRNVQLRYTVDGSQPTGASPVATGAITLTQSATVRAQAYRGSTPVSRVTDAAFTRVTPRPAVRVTGVVPGLGYTVVEGDFQRLPDFDVAKPSRSGAVATFDLTPRTREMQFAFEFQGFIDVPATGVYHFYVRSDDGSRLWLDDVLVVDNDGLHSSRERSNAVALDKGLHPLRVAMFEQSGGFELGVSWSGPGIQKEPIPSRVLRRK